From a region of the Paenibacillus sp. R14(2021) genome:
- a CDS encoding LacI family DNA-binding transcriptional regulator has translation MATIKDIAEQARVSIATVSRVLNYDPAISVADETRKRIFEIAHQLNYKTLRERAGTGAGSSPDKERCRVGLVNWYSEHEEMLDPYYMAIRLGVERECYQRQFEVVKMFLQSGTNGGDPLHEQLDGIIAIGRFEQDDLDQFPSDLETIVFVDSSPDEQRFDSVVVDLRKSVGEVLNYLLQLGHKAIGYIGGHNVVNEKPVQDERERVFVEWLKARELYDRELVYTGENLYSEDGYLLMKRAIERGGTSKATAFFIENDSMAVGALRALHEAKLRVPEDVSIVGFNDIPISAFVQPPLSTVKVHMGHMGETAVELLAQRLNNRNAIPKKVVLPTKLLLRESCGNPVRG, from the coding sequence ATGGCGACCATTAAGGATATTGCCGAGCAGGCCCGCGTTTCGATCGCGACGGTATCGCGGGTGCTCAATTATGATCCGGCTATTTCCGTCGCGGACGAGACGCGCAAGCGGATTTTTGAAATTGCTCATCAGCTCAACTACAAGACGCTGCGGGAGCGCGCCGGAACCGGCGCGGGCAGCAGTCCCGATAAGGAACGCTGCCGGGTCGGTCTCGTCAATTGGTATTCCGAGCACGAAGAAATGCTGGATCCCTACTATATGGCGATTCGGCTCGGCGTGGAGCGGGAATGTTACCAGCGGCAGTTCGAGGTCGTGAAAATGTTTCTGCAATCCGGTACAAACGGCGGCGACCCTCTTCATGAACAGTTGGACGGCATCATCGCCATCGGGCGCTTCGAGCAGGATGATCTGGATCAGTTCCCGTCGGATTTGGAAACGATTGTGTTCGTTGATTCATCGCCGGATGAGCAGCGGTTCGATTCCGTCGTCGTTGATTTGCGCAAATCGGTCGGCGAAGTATTGAATTATTTGCTGCAGCTCGGCCATAAGGCGATCGGCTATATTGGCGGCCACAATGTGGTGAACGAGAAGCCCGTCCAGGACGAGCGGGAGCGGGTTTTCGTGGAATGGCTGAAAGCGCGGGAGCTGTATGACCGGGAATTGGTGTATACGGGTGAGAACCTGTACTCCGAGGACGGCTACCTGCTGATGAAACGGGCAATAGAGCGCGGCGGAACCTCCAAGGCGACCGCCTTCTTCATCGAGAACGACTCCATGGCTGTCGGTGCGCTTCGCGCCCTCCATGAGGCGAAGCTTCGTGTACCCGAGGATGTGTCCATCGTCGGCTTCAACGATATTCCGATTTCAGCCTTCGTACAGCCGCCGTTATCCACGGTGAAGGTGCATATGGGTCACATGGGCGAGACTGCGGTTGAACTGCTTGCCCAACGGTTAAACAACCGTAACGCCATTCCTAAGAAGGTCGTGCTGCCGACGAAGCTGCTGCTTCGAGAGAGCTGCGGAAACCCCGTGCGCGGTTAA
- a CDS encoding carbohydrate ABC transporter permease, translating into MRTKGYVPYLFLAPALGLFAVFMAYPIIYSFLLSFQTGAGKHMSFTGLSNYHRLFSDELFWTALKNTFAIMVIQVPLMLFLAILLAAGLNSVKHLTGLFRVSFFMPAVTSLVAYSIIFSLMLMGDGIINQFLTAVGAGAVPWLSNPIWAKAALILAMTWRWTGYNMVIYLAAMQNISESLYEAANIDGATRVRQFFSITIPQLKPVILFTAILSTIGTLQLFDEPYTLTKGGPSDATLTIGMYLYQTGFRFYDFGYASTLAYVIVVLIAVLSFIQFKVTGDEE; encoded by the coding sequence ATGCGCACAAAAGGGTATGTCCCTTATTTATTTTTGGCCCCGGCGCTCGGTTTGTTTGCCGTATTTATGGCTTATCCGATTATTTACTCGTTCTTGCTCAGCTTCCAAACGGGAGCGGGCAAGCATATGTCGTTCACCGGATTATCTAATTATCATCGTTTGTTCAGCGACGAGTTATTTTGGACCGCGCTGAAGAACACGTTCGCGATCATGGTAATCCAAGTGCCGCTGATGCTGTTTCTTGCCATTCTGCTGGCGGCAGGCCTGAACAGCGTCAAGCATCTGACCGGCTTGTTCCGCGTCTCCTTCTTCATGCCGGCGGTAACGTCGCTTGTTGCGTATTCCATTATTTTCTCCCTGATGCTGATGGGTGACGGCATTATCAATCAATTCCTGACTGCGGTAGGCGCAGGAGCGGTGCCCTGGTTATCCAATCCGATCTGGGCTAAGGCTGCGCTCATCCTGGCGATGACCTGGCGGTGGACAGGCTATAACATGGTCATCTATTTGGCTGCCATGCAAAATATATCGGAGTCGCTCTATGAAGCGGCGAACATTGACGGCGCAACCCGAGTACGGCAGTTCTTCTCCATCACGATTCCGCAGCTGAAGCCGGTCATACTCTTTACGGCAATTTTGTCCACGATCGGCACGCTGCAGTTGTTCGATGAGCCGTATACGCTGACAAAAGGCGGGCCGAGCGATGCAACGCTCACCATCGGGATGTATTTGTACCAAACGGGCTTCCGTTTCTACGATTTCGGTTATGCATCGACGCTGGCTTACGTCATTGTCGTGCTGATCGCGGTGCTGTCCTTCATTCAATTCAAAGTAACGGGGGATGAGGAATAA
- a CDS encoding serine hydrolase, translated as MNLNLLGIHTAETALTPAEAGYRTAALEGLEVYLQQLVKEGKLQGASYLLSKNGQAFAIGAAGKLRHNEEAGGLLPDSIRRVASITKLFTLVSLLKLMEEGKLYLHQAVKDWLPEFQHPVYERITIHHLLTHTSGLVPDPGFHLEPYMLGWWDIDFTFDDRPGSEPDRSPEEETAFRKSQWIKSILAAYPVSEPGKEWRYSSAGFAILGEVITRVSGMHYEDYVRTAIIEPLSLKRTFFAVPDELQDEVAVTDDWDLSRLTRGGDREISPPRAGGGLYSTLADLNRFGTMLMTGTLDGKRMLSRKSVELLQRDQFPQGIPGFNWGAEERHHHFGLSCTVPTPVDLHGPSAFLHEGAGMSMLVIDPAEQFVAVIFVPTAEGWVPEAIINVRNMIWSGLQ; from the coding sequence ATGAATTTGAATCTGCTTGGCATACATACCGCAGAAACGGCGCTTACCCCGGCGGAAGCCGGTTATCGCACGGCCGCTTTGGAAGGCCTGGAAGTCTACCTGCAGCAGCTAGTTAAGGAAGGAAAGCTGCAGGGTGCCTCATACCTGCTGTCCAAGAACGGACAAGCATTCGCAATCGGTGCGGCGGGCAAGCTTCGGCACAATGAAGAAGCGGGAGGCCTGCTTCCTGATTCCATCCGCAGAGTCGCTTCCATTACGAAATTATTCACGCTCGTCAGCCTGCTGAAGCTGATGGAGGAAGGCAAGCTTTACCTGCATCAGGCGGTCAAGGATTGGCTGCCCGAATTTCAGCATCCCGTCTACGAGCGAATTACGATCCATCATCTGCTGACGCATACATCGGGTCTGGTACCCGACCCCGGCTTCCATCTGGAGCCGTACATGCTGGGCTGGTGGGACATTGACTTCACGTTCGACGACAGACCCGGCTCCGAGCCGGACCGTTCGCCCGAGGAGGAGACCGCGTTCCGCAAATCGCAGTGGATCAAATCCATTCTCGCGGCATACCCCGTATCGGAGCCGGGTAAAGAATGGCGCTACTCCTCGGCAGGGTTTGCCATTTTGGGTGAAGTTATCACCCGCGTATCCGGCATGCATTACGAAGATTACGTGCGCACCGCCATTATCGAGCCGCTCAGCTTGAAGCGGACCTTCTTCGCGGTGCCGGATGAACTGCAGGACGAAGTCGCCGTGACCGACGACTGGGATCTTTCGCGGCTGACGCGCGGCGGTGACCGCGAAATCTCGCCGCCGCGCGCCGGCGGAGGGCTGTACTCCACGCTGGCGGATTTGAACCGCTTCGGCACGATGCTCATGACGGGCACGCTGGACGGCAAGCGCATGCTGAGCCGCAAATCGGTGGAGCTGCTGCAGCGCGACCAGTTTCCACAGGGCATTCCCGGCTTCAACTGGGGTGCGGAAGAGCGGCATCATCACTTCGGTCTCAGTTGCACGGTGCCGACGCCGGTCGATCTGCATGGCCCGTCCGCTTTCTTGCATGAAGGCGCGGGCATGAGCATGCTTGTGATCGATCCTGCCGAGCAGTTCGTCGCGGTCATTTTCGTGCCAACGGCGGAAGGCTGGGTGCCGGAAGCTATCATCAACGTGCGCAATATGATTTGGTCCGGGCTGCAATAG
- a CDS encoding glycerol-3-phosphate dehydrogenase/oxidase: MVQAAGTGAFSAGNRLSILEGMAQRPVDVLIIGGGITGAGIALDAASRGLRTAVVEMQDFAGGTSSRSTKLVHGGLRYLKQLEIGVVAEVGKERAIVYENGPHVTTPEWMLLPLYAGGSFGKLSTSIGLRVYDFLAGVKRGERREMLSAKQTLAKEPLLKREGLKGGGYYVEYRTDDARLTIEVMKKAVRLGAHAVNYAKVDSFVYGEEGRLTGAVVRDMIGGGTYTITADNIVNATGPWVDDLRDMDRSKQGKTLRLTKGVHLVFDGGRFPLQQAVYFDTPDGRMVFAIPREGKTYFGTTDTNYAKDTQNPTMSYEDRSYLLKAANSMFPSLKLTESDVESSWAGLRPLIQQEGKSPSEVSRRDEIFVSASGLVSIAGGKLTGYRKMAETVVNKIAELRRQEGKRALPASGTKTVTISGGDVGGSGNYASYVRTKTGEGMRRGFTADEAKFLAQRYGSNAPELFELAESTKPWAAKHGLPLVIGVQLRYAMESEMSAKPVDFLIRRTGDMFFRIADVRRWKDAVIAAMAERSGWSGEQQLAYAAEVEAKLGEAVNPKPE; the protein is encoded by the coding sequence ATGGTACAAGCAGCGGGGACAGGTGCATTTTCGGCGGGGAACCGTTTATCGATATTGGAAGGCATGGCTCAGCGGCCGGTTGATGTGCTCATCATCGGCGGCGGCATAACGGGGGCGGGCATTGCGCTCGACGCTGCATCGCGAGGCCTCCGTACGGCCGTCGTGGAGATGCAGGATTTTGCAGGGGGCACTTCGAGCCGCTCCACCAAATTGGTGCACGGGGGGCTGCGTTATTTGAAGCAGCTGGAGATCGGCGTCGTAGCCGAGGTCGGCAAGGAGCGGGCCATCGTGTACGAGAACGGGCCGCATGTGACGACGCCGGAATGGATGCTGCTGCCGCTGTATGCGGGCGGATCGTTCGGCAAGCTGTCCACGAGCATCGGGCTGCGCGTGTATGATTTCTTGGCGGGGGTCAAACGGGGCGAGCGGCGCGAGATGCTGAGCGCGAAGCAGACCTTAGCCAAGGAACCGCTGCTGAAGCGCGAGGGCTTGAAGGGCGGCGGCTATTATGTGGAATACCGGACGGACGATGCGCGGCTGACGATCGAAGTCATGAAGAAGGCCGTTCGGCTCGGCGCTCATGCGGTCAACTATGCGAAGGTAGACAGCTTCGTGTACGGAGAAGAAGGAAGGCTGACGGGTGCCGTCGTTCGGGATATGATCGGCGGCGGCACGTATACGATCACGGCGGACAACATCGTGAACGCGACAGGGCCTTGGGTGGACGATCTGCGGGATATGGACCGTTCGAAGCAGGGCAAGACGCTTCGCCTGACGAAGGGCGTCCATCTCGTGTTCGACGGGGGACGGTTCCCGCTGCAGCAGGCGGTGTATTTCGATACGCCGGACGGCCGGATGGTGTTCGCCATTCCGCGGGAGGGCAAGACGTATTTCGGCACGACGGATACCAACTATGCGAAGGACACGCAAAACCCGACGATGTCCTATGAGGACCGCAGCTATTTGCTGAAGGCGGCCAACTCCATGTTTCCGAGCTTGAAGCTGACGGAAAGCGACGTGGAATCCAGCTGGGCGGGGCTTCGGCCGCTGATTCAGCAGGAGGGCAAGTCGCCGTCGGAGGTGTCGCGCCGCGACGAAATCTTCGTATCGGCGTCTGGATTGGTCTCGATTGCCGGAGGCAAGTTGACCGGCTACCGCAAAATGGCGGAGACGGTCGTGAACAAGATTGCCGAGCTGCGCAGGCAGGAAGGCAAGCGGGCGCTGCCCGCGAGCGGGACGAAGACGGTGACGATATCCGGCGGCGACGTCGGCGGGTCCGGCAACTATGCGTCGTATGTGCGGACGAAGACAGGCGAAGGCATGCGACGCGGGTTTACGGCTGACGAGGCGAAGTTCCTCGCGCAGCGATACGGCTCTAACGCGCCGGAGCTGTTCGAGCTGGCGGAATCGACAAAGCCGTGGGCGGCGAAGCACGGGCTGCCGCTTGTCATTGGCGTACAGCTGCGCTATGCGATGGAGTCGGAAATGTCGGCGAAGCCGGTTGATTTCCTCATTCGCCGGACGGGCGACATGTTCTTCCGGATCGCGGACGTTCGCAGATGGAAGGACGCGGTGATCGCGGCGATGGCGGAACGAAGCGGCTGGAGCGGCGAGCAGCAGCTGGCTTACGCGGCCGAGGTAGAAGCGAAGCTTGGCGAGGCCGTGAATCCGAAGCCGGAATAA
- a CDS encoding small acid-soluble spore protein H, which produces MNTQRAQEITASPVMANVTCDGVPIYIQHVDADAGTARIYPLDQPGEEQTVALSSLTEVSPFQSDGISMLCTPQHE; this is translated from the coding sequence ATGAATACACAGCGCGCACAAGAAATCACAGCTTCGCCCGTCATGGCCAATGTGACCTGCGACGGCGTTCCGATCTACATTCAGCATGTCGATGCCGATGCCGGCACCGCCCGGATTTACCCGCTGGACCAGCCAGGCGAAGAGCAAACCGTAGCCCTCAGCAGCTTAACGGAAGTATCTCCGTTCCAGTCGGACGGCATTTCTATGCTCTGCACGCCGCAGCACGAATAA
- a CDS encoding carbohydrate ABC transporter permease — protein sequence MRTSSAIRSLILYLAMLIGAAVSLFPFYWAAIAATNESGKVFAKPPVLVPGSKLIANVVHLNDAIGIGRVLFNSIYVVVIYTVLSLLICTMAGYAFAKFTFLGRNAMFAVFLLSMMVPYHALVIPLFKMMAAWGWLNTYQALILPNLAYPFAIFLMRQNMLAVPDGMMEAGRIDGVSEWGLFTRIILPSVKPALAATAIFLFMFQWNSFLWPLIAVQNKEMYTLPVALSSLFGLSRIDYGQVMAGVTIATAPVIVFFLLLQRHFISGMLGSAVKG from the coding sequence ATGCGTACATCATCTGCAATTCGATCCCTGATTCTATATCTAGCTATGCTGATCGGCGCGGCCGTTTCCTTATTTCCGTTCTATTGGGCTGCGATTGCGGCCACCAATGAAAGCGGCAAGGTGTTCGCCAAACCGCCCGTTCTGGTACCGGGCAGCAAGCTTATTGCAAACGTTGTCCATTTGAACGATGCCATCGGCATAGGACGCGTTCTGTTCAATTCGATATACGTCGTCGTTATTTATACGGTGCTCAGCCTGCTGATCTGCACGATGGCCGGTTACGCATTCGCGAAGTTTACATTTCTCGGGCGCAATGCCATGTTTGCGGTGTTCCTGCTGTCGATGATGGTTCCGTATCACGCGCTTGTCATCCCTTTGTTCAAAATGATGGCGGCGTGGGGATGGCTAAATACGTATCAAGCGCTCATTTTGCCGAATCTGGCTTATCCGTTCGCTATCTTCCTCATGCGGCAGAACATGCTTGCCGTACCGGATGGGATGATGGAAGCGGGGCGCATTGACGGCGTATCCGAGTGGGGCCTGTTCACGCGCATTATTCTGCCATCCGTCAAACCAGCGCTCGCCGCGACTGCGATTTTCTTGTTCATGTTTCAATGGAATAGCTTCCTGTGGCCGCTGATCGCGGTGCAGAACAAAGAAATGTATACGTTGCCCGTTGCCTTGTCCAGCTTGTTCGGCTTATCCCGGATCGACTATGGTCAGGTCATGGCCGGGGTTACGATCGCGACGGCGCCGGTTATCGTATTCTTCTTGCTGCTTCAACGCCATTTTATATCCGGCATGCTGGGTTCGGCGGTTAAGGGTTGA
- a CDS encoding ABC transporter substrate-binding protein: protein MMNVSKMSKTVLLLLAASAVLSACGGNKSSNGANAGGGKDENVELTAWAWNVNVGALNDAMDMYKKDHPNVSIKVEDIGRLDVYDKLSTGLAAGGAGLPDIVLVEDDRIQGYVDAFPDSFVNLSDKGFDKKADLFPPFKKELASKDSKFYAFPFDAGPTGMFYRKDIFDKAGVKADSIQTWDDFIAAAKTIKDKTGAFAVPVDKFKDDALFRMMLNELGVYYFDKDGKIDFNNPKVVQALDKIKAMGDAGLVKDVNGWDGTVSATVDGSVATVPFGAWYYGTIIDQAKDTNGKWGVFQLPAFEKGGNRAANLGGSSWMLPSGSKHEDAAYAFVEYFATTDAVQQNAMEKHGLFPSLQSVYKTDLFTKGVDFFGGQPIWKLFGDEVKDIPTPYYTKDYAVALDEAVKTQSDVFNGKKPADALKAAADRLADRTKREVK from the coding sequence ATGATGAATGTATCAAAAATGTCCAAAACGGTTCTTTTGCTTTTGGCCGCATCGGCCGTGCTTTCCGCTTGCGGCGGCAACAAGAGCAGCAACGGCGCCAATGCCGGAGGCGGCAAAGATGAGAATGTCGAATTGACGGCATGGGCGTGGAACGTCAATGTCGGCGCGCTAAACGATGCGATGGACATGTACAAGAAAGACCACCCGAATGTAAGCATCAAAGTAGAGGATATCGGCCGCCTGGACGTTTACGATAAGCTGTCCACAGGGCTTGCTGCGGGCGGAGCGGGTCTACCCGATATCGTTCTCGTTGAAGATGACCGGATTCAAGGGTATGTCGATGCGTTCCCAGACAGCTTCGTTAATCTCTCTGACAAGGGATTCGACAAGAAAGCAGATCTGTTCCCGCCGTTTAAAAAGGAACTGGCCAGCAAAGACAGCAAGTTCTACGCGTTCCCGTTCGATGCAGGTCCGACGGGCATGTTCTACCGCAAGGATATTTTCGACAAGGCTGGTGTGAAAGCGGACAGTATCCAAACATGGGATGATTTCATTGCCGCCGCCAAAACGATCAAAGATAAAACCGGCGCATTTGCGGTACCGGTCGATAAATTCAAAGACGATGCCCTCTTCCGCATGATGCTTAACGAGCTTGGCGTGTACTACTTCGATAAAGACGGCAAAATCGACTTCAATAACCCAAAAGTGGTTCAAGCTTTGGATAAGATTAAAGCGATGGGCGACGCCGGCCTTGTGAAGGACGTTAACGGATGGGACGGCACCGTATCAGCGACCGTCGACGGTTCCGTGGCAACTGTTCCATTCGGTGCATGGTATTACGGTACAATCATTGACCAAGCAAAGGATACGAACGGTAAATGGGGCGTATTCCAGCTGCCGGCATTCGAAAAAGGCGGCAACCGCGCAGCTAACCTTGGCGGTTCCAGCTGGATGCTTCCTTCTGGCTCCAAGCATGAAGATGCGGCGTACGCGTTCGTAGAATATTTCGCGACAACGGATGCTGTTCAACAGAACGCAATGGAGAAGCACGGTCTGTTCCCATCCCTCCAAAGCGTGTATAAGACAGATCTATTCACGAAGGGGGTTGATTTCTTCGGCGGTCAACCGATCTGGAAGTTATTCGGCGATGAAGTGAAAGACATCCCAACGCCGTACTACACGAAGGATTATGCGGTAGCGCTGGATGAAGCGGTTAAAACGCAATCCGACGTCTTCAACGGCAAGAAGCCTGCCGATGCCCTGAAAGCAGCGGCTGACCGCTTGGCAGACCGCACGAAGCGCGAAGTGAAATAA
- the glpK gene encoding glycerol kinase GlpK, translating into MDTYMLSLDQGTTSTRALLVDRSGAIAAIAREDLPLQYPHSGWVEADAAFIWESSLRVMQKLLRDSGVGADQVAGIGITNQRETTIIWDRATGEPIYPAIIWQSRQSAEVCDRLSAAGHETAVRERTGLRIDPYFSGTKVAWMLEHVDGARERAERGELMFGTIDTWLIWKLTGGAVHVTDVTNASRTLMYNINELTWDDQLLALLQVPRAILPEVRSSSEVYGHTVPALFGGHAIPIAGAAGDQQAALFGQACFEQGSVKNTYGTGCFMLMNTGDQPITSKHGLLTTIAWSAFGRVEYALEGSVFVAGAAIQWLRDGLEMIASAAESAEIAAPSADGVYVVPAFVGLGTPYWNSDVRGAMFGLTRGTTKAHIVRAVLDALAYQTKDVLSAMEEDSGLTLRSLSVDGGAAANDPLMQFQSDMLGVPIERPASNESTALGAAFLAGLAVGYWSSREEICSLRKVDRLFQPAMDEARVQTLYGGWKRAVKAAMAFAE; encoded by the coding sequence ATGGACACTTACATGTTGTCGCTTGATCAGGGTACGACGAGCACGCGTGCGCTGCTCGTCGACCGGAGCGGTGCCATTGCGGCAATCGCGCGGGAGGATCTGCCGCTGCAATATCCGCATTCCGGCTGGGTGGAAGCGGATGCGGCTTTCATCTGGGAATCGTCGCTTCGCGTCATGCAGAAGCTGCTGCGGGATTCAGGCGTGGGAGCGGATCAAGTTGCCGGCATCGGTATCACGAACCAGCGCGAAACGACGATCATCTGGGACCGCGCGACGGGCGAGCCGATTTATCCGGCGATCATCTGGCAGTCGCGGCAGTCGGCGGAGGTCTGCGATAGGCTGTCGGCGGCTGGTCATGAGACGGCGGTCAGGGAACGGACCGGACTGCGGATCGATCCGTATTTCTCGGGAACGAAGGTCGCCTGGATGCTGGAGCACGTCGATGGCGCCCGCGAGCGGGCCGAGCGCGGCGAGCTGATGTTCGGGACGATCGATACGTGGCTCATCTGGAAGCTGACGGGCGGAGCGGTTCATGTTACGGACGTTACGAACGCTTCGCGCACGCTGATGTACAACATCAACGAGCTGACTTGGGACGATCAACTTCTGGCCCTGCTGCAGGTTCCAAGGGCGATACTGCCTGAGGTCCGTTCTTCCTCGGAAGTGTATGGCCATACGGTCCCGGCGCTGTTCGGCGGTCACGCCATCCCGATTGCGGGAGCGGCAGGTGACCAGCAGGCCGCCTTGTTCGGGCAAGCCTGCTTCGAGCAGGGCAGCGTGAAGAATACGTACGGCACGGGCTGCTTCATGCTCATGAACACGGGCGATCAGCCCATCACTTCCAAGCACGGCCTGCTGACCACCATTGCCTGGTCCGCCTTCGGCCGCGTGGAATATGCGCTTGAGGGCAGTGTATTCGTTGCGGGGGCCGCCATTCAATGGCTTCGCGACGGTCTTGAGATGATCGCGTCGGCTGCAGAATCTGCAGAGATTGCTGCCCCTTCCGCGGACGGCGTCTATGTCGTCCCTGCTTTCGTCGGTCTGGGCACGCCGTATTGGAACAGCGACGTCCGCGGCGCAATGTTCGGTCTGACGCGCGGCACGACCAAGGCGCATATCGTCCGGGCGGTGCTGGACGCGCTCGCCTACCAGACGAAGGATGTGCTGAGCGCCATGGAAGAAGATTCGGGTCTCACGCTTCGCTCGCTGTCCGTCGACGGAGGCGCAGCTGCCAACGATCCGCTTATGCAGTTTCAGAGCGACATGCTTGGCGTTCCGATCGAACGTCCGGCGAGCAATGAATCGACGGCGCTCGGCGCTGCATTCCTGGCGGGCCTCGCAGTCGGCTACTGGAGCAGCCGCGAAGAGATCTGCAGCCTGCGGAAGGTTGATCGGCTGTTCCAGCCAGCAATGGACGAGGCGAGGGTGCAGACGCTGTACGGCGGGTGGAAACGGGCGGTTAAAGCTGCCATGGCGTTCGCAGAATGA
- a CDS encoding serine hydrolase, whose translation MTALLTLQQGSVDAKPEEAGMDPQRLELLDAHFARLIEAGKLQGASYLVSRYGRIVVNKAQGKLTYKADSAELRTDSVRKVYSITKAVVAVAIMQLCEAGKLYLQQPVAGIIPEFDTNLHRSITIWHLLTHTSGLRADPGSNVEPYSLPWYEWWVREKKEKADAWESADWIKIILSGPLSAKPGERWAYCSAGFVLLSEVIARVSGMSFDAYVQTRIADSIGMSRSSFLVPEDLRAEVCFTGPWEEQGIVKPADLSTLPPRGGNGYYSTLEDLHKFGQTMLNGGIAPGTGEVVLGRRTVEAMVRNQLRGVPNNCWGGDVADTQMALGWSLNHQDICTPGTFSHEGYGHSGLYIDPAEQLVVVYLVPNQAGWLPEAVINPRAIIWSALQ comes from the coding sequence ATGACAGCTTTACTTACGCTGCAGCAGGGAAGCGTGGATGCGAAGCCCGAAGAGGCAGGCATGGATCCGCAGCGGCTGGAGCTGCTGGATGCACATTTTGCACGGTTGATTGAAGCAGGCAAGCTGCAGGGCGCAAGCTACCTTGTCAGCCGTTACGGCCGGATCGTCGTCAACAAAGCGCAGGGCAAGCTGACGTACAAAGCGGACAGCGCGGAGCTCAGGACGGATTCCGTCCGCAAGGTATATTCGATTACGAAGGCCGTCGTTGCCGTCGCCATCATGCAGCTGTGCGAGGCGGGCAAACTGTATCTGCAGCAGCCGGTTGCCGGCATTATTCCGGAATTTGACACCAACCTGCACCGCTCCATCACGATCTGGCATTTGCTCACGCATACCTCCGGCCTGCGCGCGGACCCCGGCAGCAATGTCGAGCCTTATTCGCTGCCTTGGTACGAATGGTGGGTTAGGGAGAAGAAGGAGAAAGCAGATGCCTGGGAAAGCGCCGATTGGATCAAAATCATTCTCAGCGGCCCGCTCAGCGCGAAGCCGGGCGAGCGCTGGGCTTACTGCTCCGCGGGGTTCGTGCTGCTGTCCGAGGTCATTGCCCGCGTGTCCGGCATGTCCTTCGATGCCTATGTACAAACGCGAATTGCGGATTCCATCGGCATGAGCCGTTCCTCATTCCTCGTTCCGGAGGATCTGCGGGCAGAAGTCTGCTTCACGGGGCCGTGGGAAGAACAAGGCATTGTTAAGCCGGCCGACCTTTCGACGCTGCCGCCAAGAGGCGGAAACGGTTATTACTCCACGCTCGAGGATTTGCATAAATTCGGCCAAACGATGTTAAATGGCGGCATAGCGCCGGGAACGGGCGAAGTCGTGCTCGGCAGGCGCACCGTAGAGGCCATGGTACGCAACCAGCTGCGCGGCGTACCGAACAACTGCTGGGGCGGCGATGTGGCCGATACCCAGATGGCGCTCGGCTGGTCGCTGAATCATCAGGATATTTGCACGCCGGGGACGTTCTCGCATGAGGGCTACGGTCATTCGGGCCTCTATATCGATCCGGCGGAGCAGCTCGTCGTCGTCTATCTCGTGCCCAATCAGGCAGGCTGGCTGCCGGAAGCCGTCATTAACCCGCGCGCGATCATCTGGTCCGCGCTGCAGTAA
- a CDS encoding glycerol-3-phosphate responsive antiterminator: MPLLTLERNVLPAVRKMKEVEGLLNAPFSCFVLLGGHLSQIKPIVDMARGHGKDVLLHADLIDGLKNDEYAAEFLCQTIRPAGLISTRAGVIQRTKQNKLTAIQRLFLLDSDALERSYALVEKTQPDYIEVLPGIMPEIIAEVKERTGVPVIAGGLIRTEDHVRQALHAGASAVTTSRRELWTLTS; this comes from the coding sequence ATGCCGCTGTTAACGCTAGAGCGAAACGTGCTGCCCGCCGTACGTAAAATGAAGGAAGTGGAGGGGCTGCTCAACGCTCCCTTCTCCTGCTTCGTGCTGCTGGGCGGGCATCTCAGCCAAATCAAGCCGATCGTCGACATGGCTCGCGGGCACGGCAAGGACGTGCTGCTCCATGCCGATCTGATCGACGGCCTCAAGAATGACGAATATGCCGCGGAGTTTCTCTGCCAGACGATCCGTCCGGCGGGGCTTATCTCGACGAGAGCCGGCGTTATTCAGCGGACCAAGCAGAATAAGCTGACGGCAATTCAACGGCTGTTTCTGCTGGATTCCGATGCGCTGGAACGCAGCTATGCGCTGGTCGAGAAGACGCAGCCTGATTATATTGAAGTGCTTCCCGGCATCATGCCGGAAATCATTGCGGAAGTAAAGGAACGAACCGGCGTGCCCGTGATCGCGGGCGGCTTGATTCGCACGGAAGACCATGTGCGGCAAGCGCTGCATGCCGGCGCTTCGGCGGTAACGACATCCCGGCGGGAGCTGTGGACGTTGACATCGTAG